One Clostridium novyi NT genomic window carries:
- a CDS encoding ATP-binding cassette domain-containing protein yields MLKILDLHKSFKRKEILKGISINLDTGIYGLLGKNGAGKTTLMRCIVNLYNITKGNIKFEEKDIANDISFSKNIGYLPQKFGLFKELTVYEMMEYFAVLKKLPKESIDMYIKSSLEIVNLDDKLKDKISTLSGGMIRRLGIAQAILGDPKIIIFDEPTAGLDPEERLRFKNLLSHIKKDKIIIISTHIVEDVEACCDKIIIMDDGKILKEGTSDEIKSVAKGKVFEIAEETEINFNHFVEKTFEKDGKRFLRILSNETEEYTGLKPTIEDGYMCLLKGI; encoded by the coding sequence ATGTTAAAGATTTTAGATTTACATAAATCTTTTAAAAGAAAAGAAATATTAAAAGGAATTTCTATAAACTTAGACACTGGAATTTATGGGCTTTTAGGCAAAAATGGAGCAGGCAAAACTACACTTATGAGATGTATAGTTAATTTGTACAATATTACAAAAGGAAATATAAAATTTGAGGAAAAAGATATTGCAAATGACATTAGTTTCTCAAAGAATATTGGTTATTTGCCTCAAAAGTTTGGATTATTTAAAGAATTAACAGTATATGAAATGATGGAGTATTTTGCGGTTCTTAAAAAGCTACCTAAAGAATCAATAGACATGTATATAAAATCTAGCCTTGAGATAGTCAATCTAGATGACAAACTAAAAGATAAAATATCAACATTGTCTGGGGGCATGATTAGACGATTAGGGATTGCTCAAGCAATCTTAGGCGATCCTAAGATAATAATTTTTGACGAGCCCACTGCTGGTCTTGATCCAGAAGAAAGATTACGATTTAAAAATTTATTATCCCATATAAAGAAAGATAAGATAATTATAATTTCTACACATATCGTTGAAGACGTAGAAGCCTGTTGTGATAAGATAATTATTATGGATGATGGAAAAATACTTAAAGAAGGAACTAGTGATGAAATTAAATCAGTAGCAAAAGGAAAAGTCTTTGAAATTGCTGAAGAAACCGAAATTAATTTTAATCACTTTGTAGAAAAAACTTTTGAAAAAGACGGTAAAAGATTTTTAAGAATACTCTCAAATGAAACTGAAGAATATACAGGTTTAAAACCTACTATTGAAGAT